The sequence GCGAAGGCGGAACTCGCCCTTCTCATTGGTGCGGACGCCGACCTGCTGGCCGACGATGCCAACCGTCACTTCGGCGATGGGCTGACCGCTTCCCGCCATCTTCACCGTGCCCGAGATATCTCGGGACTGGGCGTCGGCGCGGAAGGGCAGTGCGGCGACCGCGAGGGCGGTCACCATCCGGAACAACCTGCTCATGAGGGCTCCACAAGAGGGAAATGGAGAACAACGAACTGCTGGGGATGGAACGACGACCGCCGGAATGACGGCCCGTCCCAGAATCCGCCGCTCGCGCGGGACGAGGCAGGCGGCAGAAGGCTGATACTACGGTTGGAACCGCAGATGGCCAGACTTGCGTCACAACGGTCCCATCGATTAGGACCGAAGCGGACTGGACTGTAAGTCCTACGGGGACGGCGCCGCGAACCGCGCCCGGATCGTGACCGTACGCTCGAGCTCGTCTCGCGACTGCAGCACCTTCTGCCGCAGGTCGGGCGCCAGCTCGGGATGCCCGGCCAACCACTGGTCCACGATCGCCAGCGCCGCCGGATCGCTCTGCCCGCCCAGCGTCCCCCCCAGCCACGATCCCAGAAAGAAGATCCGCCGGTTCTGTTGCACCCACGGCAGCGTATCGAGCGCCGGGGCGAGATAGCGCCGCGTGAGCGCCTGCTGCTCCGGCTCATGGAAGGCCCGCAGGCTCGACGTCACCCACTCCTCATTGAGCGAGGCGTCGCCAAACCACCGCGTGAAGAGCGCCGCCTTCACGGCACTGTCTGGCTTGGCCGCCGCCGCCACGAAGGCCTGCCGCTGCCCTTCGCTGGTGTTGTCGCGCGCCCGCTCGGCGGCAATGAGCGCATCGGCATCCGGCGCGCCACGGGCCACCAGCCGCGTCACCAGGCTCCACCGCGTCGGCGCGCGCAGCGGCAGGCCGGCGATCGTATCCCCCGCCAGCCAGCCGCGCAGGCGCCCCAGCGCCGCCGGAGTGCGCGCCAGTCCGATGTACGTATCGAGATGCGACTTGCGCGTCCCGTAGCTGCGCGTCGAGTCGGCGGCGCCGGTGAGCAGCAGCTGCTCCACCTCCGGCAGCATCGCGTCGCGCGCCGCCGCGGCCCCGTAGCGCGTCAGCGCCGTGGACAGGCGGCCCACGAGCGTCCCCGCCAGCTGCTCATCGCGTTCCGTCGGCAACGCCCGCATCGCCATCCGCGCATAGCGCAGCGGATCGAGCTGCGCCTCGCGCACCAGATCCCACAACGAGCCCCAGAGCATCGCCCGCAGGAAATCATCCGGCACCTGCTCGATGTGCTGCTCGAGCCACTGCACACTGGCACTGTCGGGGAGCACGATCGCATAGCCGTAGTCGCCATCGTTGGCATACACGAAATCCGGCGCGGCCTGGCCAGCCGCCGCGGTGACGACCGTCGTATCCCCCCGGAGCTCCACCGGCAGCCGCACGGGGGGGCCGCCGGCACGATAAAGCAGCACCTGCATCTTGAGCGGCCACGTGCCCTTCCCGGAGAGACTGGGTTGCGCCGGCCGCTGCACGAGCGCGAGGCGCGTGATCCTGCCGTTCGCGACCCGTAGCTGCTGCTGCACGATGGGCATGCCGGGGCGCAGCATCCACTGTCGGCCCCACGCCGTCAGGTCGCGCCCGGACGCCGTACCGATTGCCGCCAACAGCGCCTGCCACGTCGCATTGCCGTAAGCATGGGTCCGCAGGAACGTCTGCACCCCGCGCTGGAACGCCGCCGGCCCGACCAGATACTCGAGCTGCCGCAGCACACTCGGCGCCTTGTTGTACACGATCGGGCCGTAGTTGCTCTTGGCCTGATCGAGATTCCCGAGCGCCTGCCACACCGGCGTCGTCCCCAGCGTCGCATCGGTCCCGTACGCCACCGGCTTGTTGCGCAGGTAGAACGTCTTCCACGCGTTCGCCTGTGGATCGACCTCCGCCTGCATCCGCGCCGCCATGAAGGTCGCGAATCCCTCCTTGAGCCAGAGGTCGTCGAACCAGCGCATGGTGACGAGATCGCCGAACCACTGATGCGCGACCTCGTGGAAGATCGTCGCCTGCCGGCCGAGCAGCTGCGACGTCGTGGGGCGCTCGCGATAGATGAAACTGTCTTCGTTGTAGAAGACCGCGCCCGGGTGCTCCATCCCGCCAAAGGGGAACGCCGGGGCGAGGAGCGACGCATACTTGTCGAAGCCGTACGGCGTGTCGAAGTAGCGGCCCAGCCAGCGCAGCGCCTTCGCATTGAGCGCGACCAGCGTATCGCCTTCGGCCTCCTTGGCGCGCGTGGCCCGCACGAACAGCTGCACGGGGACGGGGGCCGCTCCCTCGCGGATCGCTTCGGCACGCGTATGCACCGCCCAGGGCCCGGCGGCAAAGGCAATGAGATACGTGCTGAGGGGCCGCGTTTCGGCAAAGCGATGCGTGACCTGATCGCCGGTGGTATCGGCGCCCACCTCGGCGCCATTGGCCAGCGCCACCCAGGCCTTGGGGGCGGTGAGCCGGAAGGTCACGCGGGCCTTGAGATCGGGCTGGTCGAAGCAGGGGAAGAGCAGGTTGGCGTCGGACGGCACGAGCAGCGTGTACAGGTACGTCTGCCCGTCGGTCACGTCGCGATAGCGGATGATCGCCGCCCCCGCGTTCGCCACCGGCGTCTGGAAGGCCAGGGTGAGTGTGTTGGCGCCCGGCTTGAGGCGCGCGGCCGGTACGGTGAGGTGCTGGCGGTTCCACGACCGCGCGGCGTCCGGCCAGGGCGCGCCGTTGACGGAGGCCTCGCCGATCCCCAGTCCCCGGAAGTCCAGGATCACGTCGCCCGCCCCCGAGCGCTCGAAGCGCACGGTCACCCGCCCGCTCGCCGTATCGCCCGCCGAGACGGTCAGGGCGAGGTCGTAGGCGACGTGGCGCAGGGAGGCCCGACGGACCCCGGCGAGCGAGGCGGAGACGCCGGGCCCGGTCAACGCCGACCGGGGTGACGGTTGGGCGAGGGCCGGGGTCGCGAACGCCACCAGACCGGCGGCGAACAGGAGCGCAGGGAGCTGGGAACGGAGAGTCATGGGACCAACCTGCGGGCGCTGTCCCCGGCTGTAAACCGCTGTCGGCGGTCCCCCTCTGACCGCCGATCAGGAACGGGAATAACTTCGCCCGTCCCCCCGTCCCCGGGTCCATGACCGCCACTCCCGCTGTCCTCGCCCGTCGCCAGCAGCGATTCGAGGAACTCGTCACCCCGCATCTCGGCCAACTGCTCGGCTTTGCCGCGCGGCGCATGGCCTCGAGCAGCGACGCCGAAGACGCCGTGCAGGACACCTGCGTGCGGGCGTGGAGCGCCTTCGATGAACTGCGCGACCCGACGCGGGTGCGCGCGTGGCTGTACACGATTCTGCGGACGGTGCTGAGCGATATGGCCGATCGCGCCGGTCGGCGGGCGCGGCTGGTGCCCATGTCCCGCCTCGAGGATGTGCATGAGGCCCTGGTGGCGGGCGAGGGCGATCAGGTCTTCCTCGATGTCGTCGGCCGCCTGGACGCGGAGCTGCTCCGCGCGGCGCTGGCGAGCATCCCGGAGGACTTCGCCACCGCGGTGGAGCTGCACGACATCTCCGGCTTCAAGTACATCGAGATTGCCGAACTCCTTGGCATTCCCATCGGAACCGTCATGAGCCGCATTTCGCGTGGACGCCGCTTGCTCGCCGGCGTCATTCAGGAACGGCAGCACGAGTGGGCCCTCGGCGCGGACCTCAGCGCCGAGCCCGTCGCCACGCGCCCCTCGCGGAGGCGCTCATGACCGACTGGATGGGGGGGGCGGTCCCCGGCGCGCGGCCGCAGCCGGAGGACGACGCGACGCGCCAGGCGCGCCACGATATTCTCGCCACGCTGCTCGGGGCCTATGCCGACGGGGAGCTGCCACTCGAAACCATGACGCAGGTCGAGGCGCACCTCCTGGGGTGCGACCGCTGCCGTCGGGAGGTGCGCATTCAGCAGGCGCTGGCCGACCGGGTGGCGACGCTCGCGGTCGCGCCCGTCTCGCCGGCGTTGCTCTCCAAGGTCCGCGCAGTGACGAGCGCCATGCCCGCGCCCGCGCCGGTGCCCGCAGCCCCGGCGCGCGGTTCACGGCGCGTGTGGTGGGCGGCGCTGGTC is a genomic window of Gemmatimonadaceae bacterium containing:
- a CDS encoding ERAP1-like C-terminal domain-containing protein; this encodes MTLRSQLPALLFAAGLVAFATPALAQPSPRSALTGPGVSASLAGVRRASLRHVAYDLALTVSAGDTASGRVTVRFERSGAGDVILDFRGLGIGEASVNGAPWPDAARSWNRQHLTVPAARLKPGANTLTLAFQTPVANAGAAIIRYRDVTDGQTYLYTLLVPSDANLLFPCFDQPDLKARVTFRLTAPKAWVALANGAEVGADTTGDQVTHRFAETRPLSTYLIAFAAGPWAVHTRAEAIREGAAPVPVQLFVRATRAKEAEGDTLVALNAKALRWLGRYFDTPYGFDKYASLLAPAFPFGGMEHPGAVFYNEDSFIYRERPTTSQLLGRQATIFHEVAHQWFGDLVTMRWFDDLWLKEGFATFMAARMQAEVDPQANAWKTFYLRNKPVAYGTDATLGTTPVWQALGNLDQAKSNYGPIVYNKAPSVLRQLEYLVGPAAFQRGVQTFLRTHAYGNATWQALLAAIGTASGRDLTAWGRQWMLRPGMPIVQQQLRVANGRITRLALVQRPAQPSLSGKGTWPLKMQVLLYRAGGPPVRLPVELRGDTTVVTAAAGQAAPDFVYANDGDYGYAIVLPDSASVQWLEQHIEQVPDDFLRAMLWGSLWDLVREAQLDPLRYARMAMRALPTERDEQLAGTLVGRLSTALTRYGAAAARDAMLPEVEQLLLTGAADSTRSYGTRKSHLDTYIGLARTPAALGRLRGWLAGDTIAGLPLRAPTRWSLVTRLVARGAPDADALIAAERARDNTSEGQRQAFVAAAAKPDSAVKAALFTRWFGDASLNEEWVTSSLRAFHEPEQQALTRRYLAPALDTLPWVQQNRRIFFLGSWLGGTLGGQSDPAALAIVDQWLAGHPELAPDLRQKVLQSRDELERTVTIRARFAAPSP
- a CDS encoding sigma-70 family RNA polymerase sigma factor encodes the protein MTATPAVLARRQQRFEELVTPHLGQLLGFAARRMASSSDAEDAVQDTCVRAWSAFDELRDPTRVRAWLYTILRTVLSDMADRAGRRARLVPMSRLEDVHEALVAGEGDQVFLDVVGRLDAELLRAALASIPEDFATAVELHDISGFKYIEIAELLGIPIGTVMSRISRGRRLLAGVIQERQHEWALGADLSAEPVATRPSRRRS